A window of Sulfurimonas gotlandica GD1 contains these coding sequences:
- a CDS encoding sensor histidine kinase yields MKINEKRIIPYLIVVVPLALVLTASFFITTFYIEKVNAYFHKVKEGSIKEHVESKKAKSEIWVEQLNLLFDYKNNRVDEDIKVQLQARVDMAYKSARFIYEKYEGKKANHEIKERIVDALNQMTYNTQKDYIFIADFNGNTILSRSSLLNQKNISAYEDVDGRSIVLEEIQKVRKEGEGFLESNFYTGAGKQIILVKNLDMYDWYIGSSTNVVQKRDALKTSLLGMVKSVPMDSVDFMGLYDDRKPIFLSKKMRTFLGDESLEVISKNLSKEPTWYKDQLDGYYYYSKYYEPLDWYLVYGFEISKMSKKELKKQTELEEILDNELKFIIKASGSIVIFVAILSLLLSRKINQIFSQYQLEVKKRTDELEKLNESLEQRVYDGLRAHRQKDKMLIQQSKMAEMGDMLSMIAHQWRQPLNQMSYLFMNIDSAYEYKELTKEYLDEKLKEGNTLLEFMSVTIDDFRNYFRPDKDKEFVLVSDVVHTSVSLMQKSLEVSGVEVELESYGRDLTHIYKNEFIQVMLNLIKNAKDILVDKKIENPKIIITSRCEKDKLIVEVCDNGGGVDEKIKDKIFDPYFSTKDKQSGTGLGLYMSKMIIEEHLDGKLSVSNSKDGACFKIEI; encoded by the coding sequence ATGAAAATAAATGAAAAAAGAATCATTCCCTATCTTATTGTTGTAGTTCCGCTTGCGCTGGTATTAACTGCAAGTTTTTTTATCACTACCTTTTATATAGAGAAAGTAAATGCGTATTTTCATAAGGTAAAAGAGGGTTCTATAAAAGAGCATGTTGAATCCAAAAAAGCAAAGAGTGAGATATGGGTAGAACAGCTTAACCTTCTTTTTGATTACAAAAACAATAGAGTGGATGAAGATATAAAAGTACAACTACAAGCAAGAGTAGATATGGCTTACAAAAGTGCAAGATTTATCTATGAGAAGTATGAAGGTAAAAAAGCAAACCATGAGATTAAAGAGCGTATAGTAGATGCTCTTAATCAAATGACTTACAATACACAAAAAGATTATATTTTTATAGCTGATTTTAATGGAAACACTATACTCTCAAGAAGTTCACTACTAAATCAAAAGAATATTAGTGCATATGAAGATGTTGATGGAAGGTCTATAGTTTTAGAAGAGATACAAAAAGTTAGAAAAGAGGGTGAAGGATTTTTAGAAAGCAACTTTTACACAGGTGCCGGAAAGCAGATTATCTTAGTTAAAAACTTAGATATGTACGACTGGTATATAGGATCATCTACAAATGTTGTACAAAAAAGAGATGCTCTCAAAACATCGCTTTTAGGAATGGTGAAAAGTGTACCTATGGACAGTGTAGATTTTATGGGGCTTTATGATGATAGAAAGCCTATCTTTTTATCTAAGAAAATGCGGACATTTTTAGGAGATGAATCTCTGGAGGTTATAAGTAAAAATCTATCTAAAGAACCTACTTGGTACAAAGATCAATTAGATGGTTATTACTACTACTCAAAGTATTATGAACCACTTGATTGGTACTTGGTATATGGATTTGAAATTTCTAAAATGAGTAAAAAAGAGTTAAAAAAACAGACTGAGCTGGAAGAGATTCTTGATAATGAGTTAAAGTTTATCATAAAGGCTTCTGGATCTATTGTTATTTTTGTTGCAATCCTTTCACTATTGTTATCAAGAAAAATTAATCAAATATTTTCTCAATATCAACTTGAAGTAAAAAAAAGAACAGATGAGCTCGAAAAGCTAAATGAGTCACTAGAGCAAAGAGTATATGATGGATTAAGAGCTCATAGGCAAAAAGACAAAATGCTTATACAGCAGTCTAAAATGGCAGAAATGGGAGATATGCTAAGTATGATTGCCCATCAGTGGAGGCAGCCACTGAATCAGATGTCATATCTGTTTATGAATATTGACTCTGCTTATGAATATAAAGAATTGACAAAAGAGTATCTTGATGAGAAGCTAAAAGAAGGAAATACTCTTTTAGAATTTATGTCTGTAACTATAGATGATTTTAGAAATTACTTTAGACCAGATAAAGATAAAGAGTTTGTTCTTGTTAGTGATGTTGTACATACGAGTGTATCTCTTATGCAAAAGTCACTAGAAGTCAGTGGAGTTGAAGTAGAGCTAGAATCATACGGAAGAGATCTAACTCATATATATAAAAATGAGTTCATTCAAGTAATGCTAAACCTTATTAAAAATGCAAAAGACATATTAGTCGATAAAAAGATTGAAAATCCAAAAATAATAATCACATCCAGATGTGAGAAAGACAAACTTATTGTTGAAGTGTGTGATAATGGTGGTGGAGTGGATGAGAAAATCAAAGATAAGATATTTGATCCTTACTTTTCTACAAAAGATAAGCAGAGTGGAACAGGCTTGGGGCTATATATGTCAAAAATGATTATAGAAGAGCATTTGGATGGTAAGTTAAGTGTAAGTAACTCTAAAGATGGTGCCTGTTTTAAGATTGAGATCTAA
- a CDS encoding TolC family protein → MKLKLFLVFFIALNADAQNLSEILDSLQKSKKTLSITQRTYSDIAKNELFSTQEAPELGLSISHADETANDGVEYSLGISQNLAHPFSSSSKDRATDSLTKAIKQKSKHELHVLTLEVSSRYHSACTSKEMSDRAEELFKEQSSRFNQLQRAYDLGEISKKSLLFNKLDLVKLQQKVVSHKRSYLAELSYLQEAADNLKIDELSCDDLLKISKDVKLNNIDEHGEIKEITYQQNSVKSFYDVYNSSFKSIGYEVLYEKELDKTRYTFGLSIPLGAVTSQTQKQQAEYLHKNSSLSAAKDALTSEIINASKSLQLKVGTLYDEYTLLNQEILPMSLELRQLAKSALSEGEGTIMEYLDATRSYSENLLEMLEIKKNYYYELFELYKKADLDLGEKL, encoded by the coding sequence ATGAAACTAAAACTATTTTTAGTGTTTTTTATTGCGCTAAATGCAGATGCTCAAAACTTGTCAGAAATTTTAGACTCACTGCAAAAGAGCAAAAAAACACTTTCCATAACACAAAGAACTTATTCAGATATAGCTAAAAATGAGCTGTTTTCAACACAAGAAGCACCTGAACTTGGCCTTAGCATCTCTCACGCTGATGAGACAGCAAATGATGGTGTAGAGTACTCTCTTGGCATCTCTCAAAATTTGGCTCATCCATTTTCATCTTCCAGTAAAGATAGAGCTACTGACTCTTTAACAAAAGCTATAAAGCAAAAATCAAAACATGAGCTTCATGTTCTTACATTAGAAGTCTCTTCAAGATATCACTCAGCTTGTACTTCAAAAGAGATGAGTGATAGGGCAGAGGAACTTTTTAAAGAGCAGAGCAGTAGATTTAATCAACTCCAACGCGCTTATGATTTAGGAGAAATTTCAAAAAAAAGTCTTCTTTTTAATAAGCTAGACTTGGTAAAGCTACAACAAAAAGTAGTCTCTCACAAGAGATCTTATTTAGCAGAGTTGTCATATCTTCAAGAGGCTGCTGATAATTTGAAAATTGACGAACTCTCATGTGATGATTTACTTAAAATATCTAAGGATGTAAAATTAAACAACATCGATGAACATGGTGAAATAAAAGAGATCACGTATCAACAAAACTCAGTGAAATCTTTTTATGATGTTTATAACTCATCATTTAAGTCTATTGGCTATGAAGTTCTATATGAAAAAGAGTTAGATAAAACGCGTTATACATTCGGGCTTAGCATCCCACTTGGTGCGGTGACTTCACAAACTCAAAAACAACAAGCTGAGTATCTGCATAAAAACTCATCACTTTCAGCTGCCAAAGATGCTCTTACTTCAGAAATTATTAACGCTTCAAAGTCTTTACAACTAAAAGTAGGAACTCTATATGATGAATATACTCTGTTAAATCAAGAGATATTACCAATGAGTTTAGAGCTTAGACAACTTGCAAAATCTGCTTTGTCTGAGGGAGAGGGTACGATAATGGAGTACCTGGATGCAACAAGATCTTATTCAGAAAACTTGTTAGAGATGCTAGAAATCAAAAAAAATTACTACTATGAGCTTTTTGAACTTTATAAAAAAGCTGACTTAGATTTAGGAGAAAAATTATGA
- a CDS encoding efflux RND transporter periplasmic adaptor subunit: MKKLFTLLVVSLSLFGAQIIEISKKQQADLGVKTQEVTIVDSITVGPYNGIVALDKRDVISIGSTVEAVVTNIYVRKLDHVKKGEKLLTLKSNELLNLQEKYIKALIESKNIDKNYERNQKLQNEGIISHKKLLESFQEKQSIDLRVKLSANELLASGLSVEMLQRIQKNYQPIMQINILAPRDGIINKIDVNIGETVESNRSMMSIFADGKRFLELSVPVKSINNISIGDKCLFSSYSATITAIGNVVNSESQSVQVRAMIDSAKDIMINRIYSVEITKKISGAVKIKKSGLVFEENSSYVFKKVASGFEVVSVTIIKEGPSCYIVNSDLKAGDALAVSSTSALLGAMETPDE, from the coding sequence ATGAAAAAATTATTTACTTTATTAGTTGTTAGTCTGAGTCTATTTGGGGCTCAAATTATAGAGATATCAAAAAAACAACAAGCTGATTTGGGTGTAAAAACGCAAGAAGTCACAATTGTTGATTCGATCACTGTTGGACCTTATAATGGAATTGTTGCACTAGATAAAAGAGATGTTATATCTATCGGTTCAACAGTAGAAGCCGTTGTAACAAATATATATGTAAGAAAGTTAGATCATGTAAAAAAAGGAGAAAAACTTTTAACTCTTAAGAGTAATGAGCTTTTAAATCTTCAAGAGAAATATATAAAGGCACTCATAGAGAGTAAAAACATAGATAAAAACTATGAAAGAAATCAAAAACTTCAGAATGAAGGAATAATCTCACACAAAAAACTTTTAGAATCATTTCAAGAGAAGCAGAGTATAGATTTAAGAGTTAAACTCAGTGCAAATGAACTTCTTGCAAGTGGCTTGAGCGTAGAAATGCTACAAAGAATCCAGAAAAATTATCAGCCTATCATGCAGATAAATATTCTTGCTCCAAGAGATGGCATCATAAATAAAATAGATGTAAATATTGGTGAAACTGTAGAATCCAACCGTAGTATGATGAGTATCTTCGCAGATGGAAAAAGATTTTTAGAACTTAGTGTTCCTGTTAAATCTATAAACAATATTTCTATTGGAGACAAGTGTCTGTTTTCATCATATAGCGCGACAATAACTGCAATAGGAAATGTAGTAAACAGTGAGTCACAGTCAGTGCAAGTAAGAGCTATGATAGATAGTGCCAAAGATATTATGATAAACAGAATCTACTCTGTAGAGATTACAAAAAAGATTAGCGGAGCAGTAAAAATAAAAAAAAGTGGTTTAGTTTTTGAAGAAAATAGCTCTTATGTTTTTAAAAAAGTGGCTAGCGGATTTGAAGTTGTAAGTGTTACTATTATTAAAGAGGGGCCTTCTTGTTATATTGTTAATTCTGATTTAAAAGCAGGAGATGCTTTAGCAGTCAGCTCAACATCAGCACTTCTAGGTGCTATGGAAACTCCAGATGAGTGA
- a CDS encoding efflux RND transporter permease subunit, which yields MSEKLISFALGQRVLVLLVATAVLFFGAYSMLKLPVDAYPDVAPTQVKIILKAPGMTPAEMEARVMIPVEQNMQSIPDQKIVRSLSKYGICDITIDFADKVDIYWARQQVAQRLSEVKDSLPSNVTGGLAPITTPLGEVLMFTIESDTLDLMQKRTLLDWVINKRIRSIDGVADTNALGGYVKTYEIVPDFAKMKLYKINMKSLQAVLSENNKNDGVGRLSIGEQSLFIRSEGRLKDIPDISNLILKYENGRNIRVSDIAEVRIGSLTRAGFVTKDGKEEAVQGLILSRKGVDTSGVLKRVKEELKKIEKELPKGTTLNIFYDRSDLVSKAINTVSMALLEALVLIVIILYLFLGNFASAFSVAIILPFAGMMTFIAMGYFGITANLMSLGGLAIAIGMLVDAGVVMVENISEHLYDKKYKNEPKLRLVMSSAKEVASPVFIGILIIIIVFLPLLTLEGLEGKLFVPVALSIVFALTSSLILALTFIPVVSFYVLKQTPHAKVPLMVFLENRYETILKWSLKHQKIVFIVAAVLWLAAVGAYTQVGKTFMPTLDEGNVIIGIEKNPSISLDASKDIDLKIQQSLMREVPEIISIVARGGSDEIGLDPMGLNDTDTFLVLKPKDEWRVPSNEWLLDEFRKVLDEFVGIEYGFTQPIAMRISEMLSGSRGDIVVNIYGGDTVKLESIAGDVVKITESIKGSSDVYKKANDGVAYWEVEFKDEAMARYGVSRDELSSYLQASVNGIEVGIIQEELRRIPLMIKGDKNLQTSMSTNIDLQYVLSNGNSVEINELVDFKMTQGPVQINHENGMRKSLVQTNVVGRDLVGFVDELSAKIETSIDLPQGYFIEYAGEYKNQQRASKRLSIIVPLSIGLVFILLLITFKSSLQAFLVLLNIPFALIGGVFGLYFTGEYMSVPATVGFIALMGIAVLNGVVMLNYFNYLKQSVKDSLELVTIGSIRRLRPVLMTASIAALGLIPMLFATGPGSEIQKPLAIVIITGLVSSTFLTLVLLPILYHKFVLKKSE from the coding sequence ATGAGTGAAAAATTAATTAGCTTTGCACTAGGGCAGAGAGTATTAGTCCTTTTAGTAGCAACGGCAGTTCTTTTCTTTGGCGCATATTCAATGCTAAAATTACCCGTAGATGCTTACCCTGATGTTGCACCAACACAGGTAAAAATTATTTTAAAAGCTCCTGGTATGACACCTGCAGAGATGGAAGCACGGGTAATGATTCCTGTTGAGCAGAATATGCAGAGTATTCCAGATCAGAAGATTGTGCGATCACTCTCAAAATATGGCATCTGTGACATTACAATTGACTTTGCAGATAAAGTAGATATCTACTGGGCAAGACAGCAGGTGGCACAAAGACTTAGTGAAGTGAAAGATTCACTTCCTTCAAATGTAACAGGTGGCTTGGCTCCGATTACCACGCCTCTTGGTGAAGTTTTGATGTTTACGATTGAGTCTGATACACTTGATCTGATGCAAAAGAGAACACTTCTTGACTGGGTTATAAATAAAAGAATACGTTCTATTGATGGTGTTGCAGATACAAATGCACTTGGTGGATATGTAAAGACCTATGAAATCGTTCCAGATTTTGCAAAAATGAAACTATATAAAATAAATATGAAGTCATTACAAGCAGTTCTTAGTGAGAACAATAAAAATGATGGAGTAGGAAGATTATCTATTGGTGAACAAAGTCTTTTTATCCGCTCAGAAGGAAGACTTAAAGATATACCAGATATTTCAAATTTAATTCTAAAATATGAAAATGGCAGAAATATCAGAGTTTCAGATATTGCAGAAGTTAGGATAGGTTCGCTTACAAGAGCTGGTTTTGTGACAAAAGATGGCAAAGAAGAAGCTGTTCAAGGTCTTATACTCTCAAGAAAAGGTGTTGACACATCAGGGGTTTTAAAAAGAGTAAAAGAAGAACTTAAAAAGATAGAAAAAGAGCTGCCAAAGGGTACAACTCTAAATATATTTTATGATCGCTCAGACTTAGTTTCTAAAGCTATAAATACTGTTTCAATGGCACTTTTAGAAGCTTTGGTTTTAATAGTGATTATTTTGTACCTGTTTTTAGGAAACTTTGCATCTGCATTTAGTGTTGCAATAATTCTGCCTTTTGCAGGGATGATGACGTTCATCGCAATGGGTTACTTTGGAATCACTGCAAACTTGATGAGTCTTGGTGGTTTAGCCATTGCAATTGGAATGCTCGTAGATGCAGGAGTTGTAATGGTTGAAAATATTAGTGAGCATCTATATGATAAAAAGTATAAAAATGAGCCTAAATTAAGACTGGTGATGAGTTCCGCAAAAGAGGTTGCAAGCCCTGTTTTTATAGGTATTTTAATTATCATCATAGTTTTTTTACCACTGTTGACGCTAGAAGGACTAGAGGGTAAACTTTTTGTACCAGTTGCTCTTAGTATAGTATTCGCTCTAACTTCATCACTAATCTTAGCGCTTACTTTTATCCCGGTAGTAAGTTTTTATGTATTAAAACAGACTCCACATGCAAAAGTACCACTTATGGTATTTTTGGAAAATAGATATGAGACTATCTTAAAGTGGTCTCTAAAACATCAGAAGATTGTTTTCATAGTAGCTGCTGTTTTATGGCTGGCGGCTGTTGGCGCTTACACTCAAGTAGGTAAGACTTTTATGCCGACACTAGATGAGGGTAATGTTATTATCGGTATAGAAAAAAATCCATCTATTTCATTAGATGCTAGTAAAGATATTGATCTTAAGATTCAGCAGTCACTTATGAGAGAAGTCCCTGAGATTATATCAATAGTCGCACGTGGCGGTAGTGATGAGATTGGACTTGATCCAATGGGTCTAAATGATACAGATACGTTTTTGGTTTTAAAGCCAAAAGATGAGTGGAGGGTTCCTTCAAATGAGTGGCTTCTTGATGAGTTTAGAAAAGTTCTTGATGAGTTTGTTGGTATAGAGTATGGATTTACTCAGCCTATTGCTATGAGAATATCAGAGATGTTAAGTGGTTCACGCGGTGATATTGTTGTAAATATTTATGGAGGAGATACCGTGAAGCTTGAGAGCATCGCCGGTGATGTGGTAAAAATCACAGAGTCCATAAAAGGAAGCAGCGATGTCTATAAAAAAGCAAATGATGGTGTTGCGTATTGGGAAGTAGAGTTTAAAGATGAAGCTATGGCTAGGTATGGAGTTAGCAGAGATGAACTCTCATCTTATCTTCAGGCAAGTGTAAATGGTATTGAAGTCGGCATTATACAAGAAGAGCTGAGACGAATACCTCTTATGATAAAGGGCGATAAAAATCTTCAAACTAGCATGAGTACAAATATAGACTTACAATATGTACTGAGTAATGGAAACAGTGTTGAGATAAATGAGTTGGTTGATTTTAAAATGACACAAGGACCTGTTCAGATAAATCATGAGAATGGTATGAGAAAAAGTTTGGTGCAGACAAATGTTGTGGGTCGTGACCTTGTTGGTTTTGTTGATGAACTAAGTGCTAAGATAGAAACCTCTATAGATTTACCTCAAGGCTATTTTATTGAGTACGCAGGAGAATATAAAAACCAGCAAAGAGCTTCAAAAAGATTATCTATAATTGTACCACTAAGCATAGGACTTGTGTTTATATTATTGCTCATTACATTTAAGTCATCTCTACAGGCATTTTTAGTTCTTCTAAATATTCCTTTTGCCTTGATTGGTGGGGTATTTGGACTCTACTTTACTGGTGAGTATATGAGTGTTCCGGCTACAGTTGGATTTATTGCTCTAATGGGTATAGCGGTTTTAAACGGTGTGGTTATGCTCAACTATTTTAATTATTTAAAACAGAGTGTAAAAGACTCTTTAGAATTGGTTACTATTGGTTCGATTAGAAGACTTCGTCCCGTTCTTATGACTGCATCTATTGCAGCGCTTGGACTTATTCCTATGCTTTTTGCAACAGGTCCAGGTTCTGAGATACAAAAACCACTGGCCATTGTTATCATAACCGGTTTAGTGTCATCTACATTTTTGACTCTGGTATTACTGCCAATTTTGTATCATAAGTTTGTTTTGAAAAAGAGCGAGTAG
- a CDS encoding response regulator transcription factor: MKDMLKNFTVLYVEDEDMVRKSAVEYLERVAKEVLQAKDGKEAIKVWREHKPDIIITDISMPRLNGIDMASYIRAHDKDVQIIIATAHSDTEYLLKAVELQLVKYIIKPITKEKLIGALEKSIELIEDKSKFNLPLSPTAQYNAYEKIIYDDGKEIKLTKNETLFLDLLAHHHTRVVKYEEIESSIWAYEGMSQDAIRSLVRGLRKKVPQDCIENISGSGYKLHIYSE; this comes from the coding sequence ATGAAAGATATGTTAAAAAATTTCACCGTTCTTTATGTCGAAGATGAAGATATGGTCAGAAAAAGTGCTGTTGAGTACCTTGAACGCGTTGCTAAAGAAGTACTCCAAGCAAAAGACGGCAAAGAAGCTATTAAAGTTTGGAGAGAACATAAACCTGACATCATAATCACTGACATAAGCATGCCACGCCTCAACGGCATTGATATGGCAAGCTATATAAGAGCTCACGATAAAGATGTCCAGATTATTATAGCAACTGCTCATTCTGACACAGAATACCTGCTAAAAGCTGTTGAACTTCAGCTTGTAAAATACATCATCAAACCTATAACAAAAGAGAAACTTATCGGTGCATTGGAAAAATCAATAGAACTTATAGAAGATAAAAGTAAGTTTAACCTACCACTATCTCCAACGGCCCAATATAATGCTTATGAAAAGATTATCTATGATGATGGCAAAGAGATTAAGCTAACAAAGAATGAGACTCTATTTTTAGATCTTTTAGCTCATCACCATACAAGAGTTGTTAAGTATGAAGAGATTGAGAGTTCTATTTGGGCATATGAAGGAATGAGTCAAGATGCTATTCGCTCATTAGTGCGTGGGTTAAGAAAAAAAGTACCACAAGATTGTATCGAGAACATATCCGGAAGCGGATATAAACTACATATATACAGTGAGTAA
- a CDS encoding mechanosensitive ion channel family protein: MDKELEEVNKFYNIVIEFIANYSFQILGALIIIIIGIFVSRYVQKFVLRVMINNKIDETLSGFVANFVRFLVVAIMAILALGKLGISIAPFIAALGAISLTAGLALQGSVSNFAAGIVLVLTKPFKIGDTITVHDVYGEVEDIKLSYTSLRNEDGEQITIPNKYMIGDVLVNSFSYRVVEGNVGVAYDSDVEKAISTIKDVVLSQKDVSSENEPIVGVERFNDSSVDIAYRYWAPTKSFFKTQYDVNIKVLKALNSADITIPFPQREIRVLGEDSVSK; this comes from the coding sequence ATGGATAAAGAACTAGAAGAAGTCAATAAGTTTTACAATATAGTAATAGAGTTTATCGCTAACTACTCTTTTCAGATTCTCGGTGCCTTAATAATAATTATTATTGGTATTTTTGTCTCTAGATATGTTCAAAAATTTGTTTTAAGAGTTATGATAAACAATAAGATAGATGAGACTTTAAGTGGATTTGTTGCTAATTTTGTAAGATTTTTAGTTGTTGCAATTATGGCAATATTGGCCCTTGGAAAACTGGGCATCTCTATAGCCCCTTTCATAGCTGCTCTTGGTGCAATTTCTCTTACAGCTGGACTGGCTCTTCAAGGAAGTGTCTCAAACTTTGCTGCTGGTATTGTGCTTGTTCTTACTAAGCCATTTAAGATAGGTGATACAATAACTGTACACGATGTTTATGGAGAAGTGGAAGATATAAAACTTTCATATACATCACTAAGAAATGAAGATGGTGAGCAGATAACTATACCAAACAAGTATATGATAGGTGATGTTTTGGTAAATTCATTTTCTTATCGTGTAGTTGAAGGAAATGTCGGTGTGGCTTATGACAGTGATGTTGAAAAAGCAATAAGTACGATAAAAGATGTTGTACTCTCTCAAAAAGATGTAAGCAGTGAAAATGAACCGATTGTCGGAGTAGAGAGATTTAACGACAGCTCAGTAGATATAGCTTACAGATACTGGGCTCCTACAAAGAGTTTTTTTAAAACACAATATGATGTAAATATAAAAGTCTTAAAAGCATTAAACAGTGCAGATATTACAATACCGTTCCCTCAAAGAGAGATTAGAGTTTTAGGAGAAGATAGTGTTTCAAAATAG
- a CDS encoding DoxX family protein, producing MFQNSDIAKLIIRLSLGIMMLFHGVDKIINGIGGVKYLTTNAGLPEFLAYGVYVGEVVVPIFIILGLYARVASVVLALNMLMAIFLAHGGSLLALGKHGAPVIELPLFYLILSVAVFLLGSGRYSVNSK from the coding sequence GTGTTTCAAAATAGCGATATAGCAAAGTTAATTATTAGACTTAGTCTTGGTATCATGATGTTATTTCATGGTGTTGACAAAATCATAAATGGCATAGGTGGCGTAAAGTATCTTACAACAAACGCAGGACTTCCTGAGTTCTTAGCTTATGGAGTTTATGTAGGTGAAGTAGTAGTGCCTATCTTTATAATCCTTGGACTATATGCTAGAGTTGCTTCAGTAGTTTTAGCTTTAAATATGCTTATGGCTATCTTTTTAGCTCATGGAGGATCACTACTTGCATTAGGAAAACATGGCGCACCTGTTATTGAACTTCCATTGTTTTATCTGATACTTTCAGTAGCTGTATTTTTACTTGGTTCAGGACGTTATAGCGTTAATTCTAAGTAA